One window of Nostoc sp. C052 genomic DNA carries:
- the obgE gene encoding GTPase ObgE, with protein sequence MQFIDQAKIEVEAGKGGDGIVAFRREKYVPTGGPSGGNGGRGGSVFFVADENLQTLLDFRYNHRFQAEKGTRGGPKNCTGAAGKDLMIEVPCGTTIYDAETGELLGDLIKPQQTLLIAQGGKGGLGNQYFLSNRNRAPEYALPGLPGEIKQLRLELKLLAEVGIIGLPNAGKSTLISSLSAARPKIADYPFTTLIPNLGVVRKPTGDGTVFADIPGLIAGAAHGAGLGHDFLRHIERTQVLLHLIDATSDDVVRDYNTIKEELKAYGQGLAERPQILALNKIDAVDRETVDLEALATQLNHLSYAPVFVISAVTRTGLEPMLQEIWGILDQMKVPEAVEVFS encoded by the coding sequence ATGCAATTTATCGACCAAGCAAAAATTGAAGTTGAAGCTGGCAAAGGTGGCGATGGTATTGTCGCCTTCCGGCGAGAGAAGTACGTGCCCACTGGTGGCCCCTCTGGTGGTAATGGGGGGCGAGGCGGTTCGGTATTTTTCGTTGCCGATGAAAACCTACAAACCTTGCTGGACTTCAGATATAATCATCGCTTTCAAGCAGAAAAAGGTACTCGTGGTGGGCCAAAGAACTGCACTGGAGCCGCAGGAAAGGATTTAATGATCGAAGTTCCCTGCGGTACAACCATTTATGATGCTGAAACTGGTGAATTGCTGGGGGATTTAATTAAGCCTCAGCAGACTTTACTGATTGCCCAAGGTGGTAAAGGCGGACTAGGAAATCAGTATTTCTTAAGTAACCGTAACCGCGCCCCAGAATATGCCCTCCCCGGATTACCAGGGGAAATAAAGCAGCTGCGCCTAGAATTAAAACTTTTAGCAGAAGTAGGGATTATTGGCTTACCCAATGCTGGTAAATCTACTCTAATTTCATCTTTATCAGCAGCACGACCAAAAATCGCAGACTACCCCTTCACAACCCTGATCCCGAATTTGGGTGTAGTGCGGAAACCTACTGGTGATGGTACTGTTTTCGCCGATATTCCCGGACTAATTGCAGGAGCGGCTCACGGGGCTGGGCTGGGGCATGATTTCTTGCGCCATATCGAGCGCACACAGGTGCTACTTCACTTGATTGATGCCACTAGTGATGATGTGGTTAGAGATTACAACACAATCAAGGAAGAATTAAAAGCTTATGGACAGGGTTTAGCAGAACGTCCGCAAATTTTGGCACTGAATAAAATTGATGCAGTCGATCGCGAAACTGTCGATTTGGAGGCGTTAGCCACCCAACTTAATCATCTCTCCTACGCCCCCGTTTTTGTAATTTCAGCGGTTACTCGCACCGGATTAGAGCCGATGTTACAGGAAATTTGGGGAATTCTCGACCAAATGAAAGTTCCTGAAGCAGTGGAGGTATTTAGCTGA
- a CDS encoding PAS domain S-box protein, with translation MNHPRFLDNPAPKQNTQQQNFCLTFLHQIINGISDPIFVKDRQHRWVLLNDTYCDFVGYSREELIGKSDYDFLPQTEADVFREKDELVFTTNITNENQDIFTDAQGITHLISTKKSCFEDETGNKFLVGSIRDIILQNEVGKIPGVSGRASNITEQTQNSKTLRETLEELQIVEEELRQQNEKLAIAHETAELERQRYQDLFNLAPDAYLVTDVAGIIKEANYVSGALLSVRQNYLIGKPFILFVAEADHQTVIAKLANLQQVQDWEVHLKLRVGTVFPASIKMVAMYDSQGQQVGWRWLLRDISEQQAMLRLRQQAEKNLHRTNALLQAQQEASIDGILIIDENRTVTSSNQKFSQLWQIPAALLQTRDARQILRWVLEQLVNPDEFLAKTEYLYQHPDKSGRDEIFLKSGKIFERYSAPVHKQLGACDDISPLGDYYGRIWYYRDITEYKQAEAELRASQQKLALLIEQTPLAIIEWNTKFQVQTWNRAAEKIFGYTTQEMVGNCFEVIIPENAKKHVNEIITALLTQRGGSFSINENITKDGKVIVGEWYNNPLVAPDGQVIGVASMVLDITERKRAEEEQQKFVALIENSSDFIGISSMEGQVTYVNPTGLKMLGLSSLEAAKTKSVVDFHSPEAFAEFQQQIIPLMLQHGFWQGEFRHRHFQTGIEIPTDCSLFIVKHPETGEPFCQVAVARDITERKQAKEALLKSEAQLRQQAEELKVALRELQHTQTHLIQSEKMSSLGQLVAGVAHEINNPVNFIYGNLTPAQEYTQDLFLLLELYQSHYPEPVPEIEDFVELIELEFLKSDLPQIINSMKGGANRIREIVLSLRTFSRLDEAEMKAVDIHEGIDSTLMILQSRLQGNDQRPTIKIIKEYGKLPLVECYAGQLNQVFINILSNAIDALEEAEGHLAGSRGERGNFLFSPLPPAPCSPASSQFPIPTIYICTQLQEPNLVTIKIADNGLGITEDVQKQLFNPFFTTKPIGKGTGMGLAISYQIVTQRHGGFLECISQPGQGAEFVIKIPLSQDTST, from the coding sequence ATGAACCATCCTAGATTCTTAGATAACCCTGCGCCAAAACAAAACACGCAGCAGCAAAACTTCTGTCTGACGTTTCTGCATCAGATAATCAATGGCATATCTGACCCAATTTTTGTCAAAGACCGTCAACATCGCTGGGTATTACTTAACGATACCTACTGTGATTTCGTCGGTTATAGCCGAGAAGAATTAATTGGTAAGTCCGACTATGATTTTTTGCCGCAAACGGAAGCTGATGTGTTTCGGGAAAAAGATGAACTGGTTTTCACTACAAATATTACTAATGAGAACCAGGATATTTTTACTGATGCTCAGGGTATAACCCATCTCATCTCTACAAAAAAGTCTTGCTTTGAGGATGAGACTGGTAATAAATTTCTGGTGGGTAGTATTCGAGACATCATTTTACAAAATGAAGTCGGTAAAATTCCCGGTGTGAGTGGCAGAGCTAGTAATATTACTGAACAAACACAAAATAGCAAGACACTTCGGGAAACCCTCGAAGAACTCCAGATAGTTGAAGAAGAACTGCGCCAACAAAACGAAAAATTAGCGATCGCTCACGAAACGGCGGAATTAGAGCGGCAGCGTTACCAGGACTTGTTTAATTTGGCCCCAGATGCTTACTTGGTGACTGATGTCGCCGGCATCATCAAAGAGGCTAACTATGTAAGTGGAGCCTTACTGTCTGTAAGACAAAACTATCTCATCGGTAAACCATTCATCCTCTTTGTCGCTGAAGCAGACCACCAAACTGTCATAGCCAAATTGGCAAATTTGCAGCAGGTACAGGATTGGGAAGTCCATCTAAAGTTACGAGTAGGTACAGTTTTCCCTGCGAGTATCAAGATGGTTGCTATGTATGATTCACAGGGTCAGCAGGTCGGCTGGCGTTGGTTGCTTCGAGACATCAGCGAACAGCAAGCGATGCTGCGCTTACGCCAACAAGCAGAGAAAAACCTACACCGCACTAATGCTTTACTCCAAGCTCAACAAGAAGCTTCCATCGATGGAATTCTGATTATTGATGAAAATCGTACAGTTACATCATCCAATCAGAAATTCTCCCAGTTATGGCAAATTCCTGCCGCACTACTCCAAACACGTGATGCTCGTCAAATTTTGAGATGGGTGCTAGAGCAACTAGTAAATCCAGACGAATTTCTCGCTAAAACAGAATATCTTTACCAGCATCCAGACAAAAGCGGCCGTGATGAAATATTCCTGAAGTCTGGAAAGATTTTTGAGCGCTATTCTGCACCTGTGCATAAACAGCTAGGGGCTTGTGATGACATATCACCTTTAGGAGACTATTACGGTAGAATTTGGTATTACCGCGACATTACCGAATACAAGCAAGCAGAGGCAGAACTCAGGGCTTCACAGCAAAAACTAGCATTGCTGATTGAGCAAACACCTTTAGCCATTATTGAATGGAATACCAAATTTCAGGTTCAGACATGGAATCGGGCGGCAGAAAAAATCTTTGGATACACCACACAGGAAATGGTGGGGAATTGTTTTGAGGTCATAATACCTGAAAATGCTAAAAAGCACGTAAATGAGATTATCACCGCCCTGCTAACACAACGCGGAGGAAGTTTTAGTATTAATGAGAACATCACTAAAGATGGCAAAGTAATAGTTGGTGAGTGGTATAACAATCCGTTAGTGGCTCCTGATGGGCAGGTGATTGGCGTTGCTTCAATGGTGTTAGACATCACAGAACGCAAACGCGCCGAAGAGGAACAACAAAAATTTGTCGCCTTGATTGAAAACAGCAGTGACTTTATTGGCATTTCTTCAATGGAAGGGCAAGTTACTTATGTGAACCCAACCGGACTCAAGATGTTGGGACTTAGTAGCTTAGAAGCAGCCAAAACAAAATCAGTGGTTGATTTTCATTCACCAGAAGCTTTTGCCGAGTTTCAGCAACAAATTATTCCTTTGATGTTGCAACATGGTTTCTGGCAAGGCGAGTTTCGCCATAGACATTTTCAAACAGGTATAGAAATTCCCACTGATTGCAGCCTGTTTATAGTTAAACATCCTGAAACAGGAGAGCCTTTCTGTCAGGTAGCTGTTGCTAGGGACATTACAGAACGCAAACAAGCTAAAGAAGCCCTCTTAAAATCGGAAGCGCAACTAAGACAACAAGCCGAAGAACTTAAAGTTGCACTCCGGGAACTTCAACATACCCAGACTCACTTAATTCAAAGTGAAAAGATGTCCAGCTTAGGTCAACTAGTCGCAGGAGTGGCACATGAAATCAACAACCCGGTCAATTTTATCTATGGCAACCTCACGCCTGCCCAGGAATACACCCAAGATTTATTTTTACTTTTAGAACTCTACCAAAGTCATTATCCTGAACCTGTACCAGAAATTGAGGATTTTGTAGAACTAATCGAACTGGAATTTTTGAAATCAGATTTGCCGCAAATAATCAACTCAATGAAAGGTGGGGCCAACCGGATTCGAGAGATTGTGCTTTCCCTGCGAACTTTTTCGCGCTTGGATGAAGCTGAAATGAAAGCTGTTGATATTCATGAAGGAATCGACAGTACTCTGATGATTTTGCAAAGCCGCCTCCAGGGTAATGACCAACGCCCGACAATTAAAATCATCAAAGAGTATGGCAAACTACCCTTGGTTGAATGTTACGCTGGGCAGCTAAATCAAGTATTCATAAATATTTTGTCAAATGCGATCGATGCTTTAGAAGAAGCAGAGGGGCACTTAGCAGGGAGCAGAGGGGAAAGAGGTAATTTTTTATTCTCCCCCTTACCCCCTGCGCCCTGCTCCCCTGCCTCTTCTCAATTCCCAATTCCGACAATTTACATTTGTACCCAACTACAAGAGCCAAATCTGGTAACAATTAAGATTGCCGACAATGGATTGGGAATAACAGAAGATGTTCAGAAGCAACTATTTAATCCCTTCTTTACCACCAAGCCCATCGGCAAAGGTACGGGGATGGGACTTGCCATCAGCTATCAGATTGTCACACAAAGACATGGCGGTTTCTTAGAATGTATTTCGCAGCCAGGACAAGGCGCTGAGTTTGTGATTAAGATTCCCTTGAGCCAGGATACGTCAACATAA
- a CDS encoding VWA domain-containing protein, protein MMSDRDYTLIIDKSGSMSTPDQVGGRSRWEIAQESTLALARKAEQFDPDGITVYVFSGRFKRYDDVTSAKVAQIFLENDPSGTTNLAGVLQDALNNYFQRKAAGKSKPNGETILVITDGEPDDRKAVFEVIIHATRQMERDEELGISIIQVGSDAQATKFLKALDDQLQSVGAKFDICDTVTLDDLEEMSLVDVLTNAITD, encoded by the coding sequence ATGATGAGCGATCGCGACTATACCTTAATCATCGACAAAAGCGGTAGTATGTCCACACCCGATCAAGTGGGTGGTAGAAGTAGATGGGAAATCGCCCAAGAGTCTACTCTCGCTTTGGCCAGAAAGGCTGAACAGTTTGACCCCGATGGCATCACAGTTTATGTGTTTTCTGGTAGATTTAAACGCTACGATGATGTCACCTCAGCCAAAGTCGCGCAGATATTTCTCGAAAATGACCCTTCTGGCACAACAAACCTAGCAGGTGTACTCCAAGATGCACTCAATAACTACTTTCAACGCAAAGCAGCCGGTAAAAGTAAGCCCAACGGAGAGACAATTTTAGTTATTACCGATGGTGAACCAGACGATCGCAAGGCTGTATTTGAAGTAATTATTCATGCTACTCGCCAGATGGAACGTGATGAAGAATTAGGAATTTCGATCATTCAAGTAGGTTCAGATGCCCAAGCAACTAAGTTCCTCAAAGCTTTAGATGACCAGTTGCAAAGTGTCGGCGCTAAATTTGATATTTGTGATACCGTCACTTTAGACGACTTAGAAGAAATGAGCCTTGTAGATGTATTAACAAACGCAATAACTGACTAA
- a CDS encoding VWA domain-containing protein yields MLENRDYTLIIDKSGSMATQDQKGGRTRWVAAQESTLALASKCEQFDPDGITIYVFSGKFKRYENVTSSIVPQIFRENDPSGTTDLAGVLKHATDDYLQRKAAGQTKPNGETILVVTDGEPDDRKAVMRVIIEASRRIDRDEELAISFIQVGTDPQATRFLKVLDDELQSAGAKFDICDTITMEDMEDMSLSEVLLNAIND; encoded by the coding sequence ATGCTAGAAAATCGTGACTATACTTTGATTATCGACAAAAGCGGCAGCATGGCAACCCAAGATCAAAAGGGTGGTAGAACTAGATGGGTTGCGGCACAAGAATCTACTTTAGCCTTAGCTAGCAAGTGTGAGCAATTTGACCCCGATGGCATCACCATCTATGTATTTTCTGGTAAATTTAAGCGATACGAAAATGTGACATCTAGCATAGTACCGCAAATTTTCCGAGAGAATGATCCTTCTGGCACAACTGATTTGGCAGGTGTGTTAAAACACGCAACTGATGATTATCTGCAACGCAAAGCAGCCGGTCAAACCAAGCCAAATGGTGAAACAATTTTAGTGGTTACTGATGGTGAACCGGACGATCGCAAAGCAGTCATGAGAGTAATTATTGAAGCTTCTCGCCGCATAGATCGAGATGAAGAATTAGCCATTTCCTTCATTCAAGTTGGCACAGATCCACAAGCTACTCGCTTTCTCAAAGTCTTAGATGATGAACTCCAAAGTGCTGGTGCTAAATTTGATATCTGTGACACCATTACTATGGAAGATATGGAAGATATGAGTCTATCAGAAGTGCTACTTAATGCCATTAATGACTAG
- a CDS encoding salt stress protein, Slr1339 family yields MDSIDKLLAELQTEYKEVKPQQQQSKSAAAKSFIPASPKSASFMDNLLAEVKAGFAEEDAAIELKRQQELEQERIRQEQLKAKQLETLKVQAKQWLSKVDPLSSEGLWFERFAESYPSKLEAAIEYLRNNEENNS; encoded by the coding sequence ATGGATTCCATTGATAAGCTATTAGCTGAACTCCAAACTGAATACAAAGAAGTAAAACCACAACAGCAGCAATCAAAATCAGCCGCAGCTAAATCGTTTATTCCAGCGTCGCCAAAGTCAGCATCTTTTATGGATAACCTTTTGGCAGAAGTCAAAGCTGGTTTTGCTGAAGAGGATGCTGCTATTGAATTAAAAAGACAGCAAGAACTAGAACAGGAACGAATTCGACAAGAACAACTTAAAGCGAAACAATTAGAGACTTTGAAAGTTCAAGCAAAACAATGGTTATCTAAAGTAGATCCACTTTCGTCTGAAGGACTTTGGTTTGAAAGGTTTGCTGAAAGTTATCCCTCAAAATTAGAGGCAGCAATTGAATATTTACGAAACAACGAAGAAAATAATTCGTAA
- a CDS encoding helix-turn-helix domain-containing protein → MKAEAENHFRLTCEVETTIKVIGGRWKVLIIRELMTGVKRFGELQRALPGVTQKMLTQQLREMEEDGIIHREVYPQIPPKVEYSLTPLGETLQPILYAMHEWAVKHLARPNHH, encoded by the coding sequence ATGAAAGCTGAAGCAGAAAACCATTTCAGGCTGACTTGTGAAGTAGAAACTACGATAAAGGTGATTGGCGGACGCTGGAAAGTTTTGATTATTAGAGAATTAATGACTGGCGTAAAACGCTTTGGTGAGTTGCAACGCGCTTTACCTGGAGTTACGCAAAAGATGCTAACTCAGCAACTCAGAGAAATGGAGGAAGACGGCATTATTCATCGAGAAGTTTATCCCCAAATTCCACCCAAAGTAGAATATTCTCTAACGCCTTTAGGAGAAACTTTGCAACCAATTCTCTATGCTATGCATGAATGGGCTGTGAAACATTTAGCTAGACCAAATCACCATTAA
- a CDS encoding thermonuclease family protein, whose product MERLTKSVRFWLCATIIIWGLMGCDRFIGNSGESVERVSDGDTLVVKDTNGKNFTVRFACVDAPEIAHTNKEKQSKRTSDRNQFTWGVKAQERVQQLVQQGGDRVTLNITDSDRYGRKIAEVRLKNGTFVQQVLLQEGLAKVYRPYLNKCPSKDLVQQAEAEAKEQRLGVWSDTKFVNPWEYRSLYKK is encoded by the coding sequence ATGGAGAGATTAACTAAATCAGTACGATTTTGGCTTTGTGCAACTATCATAATTTGGGGTTTGATGGGCTGCGATCGCTTTATCGGTAATTCTGGAGAATCAGTTGAGCGAGTGAGTGATGGCGATACGTTAGTAGTCAAAGATACCAACGGCAAAAATTTCACTGTGCGCTTTGCTTGTGTAGATGCGCCAGAAATAGCTCATACCAACAAAGAAAAACAGAGTAAACGCACTAGCGATCGCAATCAATTTACTTGGGGTGTAAAAGCTCAAGAACGGGTGCAACAACTGGTGCAACAAGGAGGCGATCGCGTAACTTTGAATATCACCGATAGCGATCGCTATGGACGCAAAATTGCCGAAGTCCGTTTAAAAAATGGCACTTTTGTCCAACAGGTATTGTTGCAAGAAGGTTTAGCAAAAGTGTATCGTCCCTATTTAAACAAATGTCCTAGTAAAGACTTAGTTCAACAAGCCGAAGCTGAAGCGAAAGAACAACGGCTTGGCGTTTGGAGTGATACTAAATTTGTGAATCCTTGGGAATATCGCAGCCTATATAAAAAGTAA
- a CDS encoding carbohydrate ABC transporter permease, whose protein sequence is MPKIYPKSWLDNDTVAAWIFLTPALILLGVFIIWPIAYLFYLSFTAGSFTLKGIYWIGLKNYWRLLLNPDFWQVLGNTFYFTVATIIPSLVISLGLAVLLNRSIPLRGILRSAYFLPSIISLVAAGLGFRWLFQTSGPVNGLLDFFGIPAIPWLGDTFWAMPVIILMSIWKQLGFNMVVFLAGLQAIPPSRYEAADLDGANAWQQFWYITLPGLRPTVIFAIITTAIFTLRSFEQVYVMTGGGPLNSTNLLVYYIYQEAFAQFDFGYAAAAATVLLAVTLVLVYLQLQTWGEE, encoded by the coding sequence ATGCCAAAAATATACCCTAAGTCGTGGTTGGATAACGATACAGTAGCAGCCTGGATTTTTCTCACACCAGCGCTAATTTTACTAGGCGTTTTTATCATTTGGCCGATCGCTTATTTGTTCTACCTCAGTTTCACCGCTGGTAGTTTCACCTTAAAAGGTATTTATTGGATAGGCTTAAAAAACTATTGGCGCTTGCTACTCAACCCCGACTTCTGGCAAGTTCTGGGTAATACCTTTTATTTTACTGTTGCTACCATCATTCCCAGTTTAGTTATCTCTTTAGGATTGGCAGTACTATTAAATCGCTCCATTCCCTTGCGGGGAATCCTGCGGAGTGCTTATTTTTTACCTTCAATTATTTCACTTGTGGCAGCCGGTTTGGGATTTCGCTGGCTGTTTCAGACATCAGGGCCAGTTAACGGACTTTTAGATTTTTTTGGCATTCCAGCTATACCTTGGCTAGGGGACACATTTTGGGCAATGCCAGTAATTATTTTAATGAGTATTTGGAAACAACTCGGTTTCAATATGGTAGTTTTTTTAGCAGGGTTGCAAGCAATTCCGCCCAGTCGTTACGAAGCAGCAGATTTGGATGGGGCAAATGCTTGGCAACAATTTTGGTATATTACTCTACCTGGATTGCGCCCGACTGTGATATTTGCCATCATTACTACCGCGATTTTTACATTGCGGAGTTTTGAGCAAGTTTATGTGATGACTGGTGGCGGCCCACTGAATTCGACTAATTTGCTGGTTTACTACATTTACCAAGAGGCTTTTGCTCAATTTGATTTTGGTTATGCAGCAGCCGCCGCGACAGTGTTATTAGCTGTAACACTGGTACTAGTATATTTACAATTACAAACTTGGGGAGAAGAATAG
- the rpmA gene encoding 50S ribosomal protein L27 — protein sequence MAHKKGTGSTRNGRDSNAQRLGVKRYGGQVVRAGNILVRQRGTKFHPGNNVGIGSDDTLFALIDGVVTFERKGKTRKKVSVYLPVAAVEAAPAEAVAS from the coding sequence ATGGCTCATAAGAAAGGAACAGGTAGTACACGTAACGGTCGTGATTCTAATGCTCAACGTCTGGGTGTTAAGCGTTATGGCGGTCAAGTTGTACGTGCAGGAAACATTCTCGTGCGTCAGCGTGGTACTAAATTCCACCCTGGGAACAATGTCGGTATTGGTAGCGATGACACTCTGTTTGCCTTAATCGATGGTGTTGTAACCTTTGAGAGAAAAGGCAAAACCCGTAAAAAAGTTAGTGTTTATTTACCTGTAGCTGCTGTTGAGGCGGCTCCTGCTGAAGCAGTAGCAAGCTAG
- the rplU gene encoding 50S ribosomal protein L21: protein MTYAIIETGGKQIRVEPGRFYDIELLAIEPDEKVTIDSVLLVQHDGEVTIGQPLVTGATVEGTVLRHYRGRKVLVYKMKPKKKTRKKRGHRQEITRLLIDSITLNGAVFAAQGEPEKETPVIDETPAEEVETAAE from the coding sequence ATGACCTACGCAATTATTGAAACTGGCGGCAAACAAATACGAGTAGAGCCAGGTCGGTTTTACGACATTGAACTGCTTGCGATTGAACCAGATGAAAAAGTTACAATAGATTCCGTATTGCTCGTGCAGCACGATGGCGAAGTCACCATTGGGCAGCCACTAGTGACGGGGGCGACTGTAGAAGGGACTGTATTGCGACATTACAGAGGTCGTAAAGTCTTGGTATACAAAATGAAGCCGAAAAAGAAAACCCGCAAAAAACGGGGGCATCGTCAGGAAATTACCAGACTTTTGATAGACTCCATCACCCTTAACGGTGCAGTATTTGCTGCCCAAGGAGAACCGGAGAAAGAAACCCCCGTTATCGATGAGACTCCTGCCGAAGAAGTTGAAACTGCTGCTGAATAA
- a CDS encoding Nif11-like leader peptide family natural product precursor, protein MTQQNAARLFQAVKQDQALQQRLKATADPEAFIKIAQERGYDFTSRELDSEISKLSEEDLAAIVNPGWGTRRHIYPR, encoded by the coding sequence ATGACACAGCAAAATGCTGCTCGACTTTTTCAAGCTGTAAAACAAGATCAAGCGTTACAGCAAAGACTCAAAGCAACAGCCGATCCAGAAGCCTTCATCAAGATTGCTCAAGAGCGTGGCTATGATTTCACCTCCAGAGAACTGGATAGTGAAATTAGCAAATTATCTGAAGAAGATTTAGCTGCTATTGTCAATCCAGGATGGGGGACTAGACGCCACATTTATCCTAGATAA
- a CDS encoding DNA polymerase beta superfamily protein, which produces MKRIEVEQRTILIGLAGSHGYGLNRPDSDFDYRGVFIAPKRYYLGFDHIEQKDGGWDEPGIFPFVDGNKDTVIYELRKILQLLAGANPNVLELLWLNNYPFLSAVGQHLIDHKQLFLSKKVKHTYTGYAFAQIKKMETHRKWLLKPPQKKPIPSDFAIEDEAPLSKDELNAFLEYLYNLIRGRIEFLEEAEQLYQLLTADIDFKGVLKQYTLPDETLEYTQKLTNSRKDFIRLLQKSQSYQIALREWKAYLSWQENRNPARAEMERKSGFDLKHGMHCIRLLRSGVEILRRGEVIVDRRIAGDFEDLKAILKGEYSYEQVMKMAEDLVAEMEVVCEQSTLPHKPDLEKINELCMGLVEMQDW; this is translated from the coding sequence ATGAAAAGAATAGAAGTTGAGCAAAGAACTATTTTAATTGGTTTGGCTGGTAGCCACGGCTATGGTTTAAATCGTCCTGATTCCGACTTTGATTATCGGGGAGTATTTATCGCGCCTAAAAGATATTACTTGGGATTTGACCACATAGAACAAAAAGATGGTGGTTGGGATGAACCAGGAATATTTCCATTCGTTGATGGTAACAAAGACACGGTTATATATGAATTAAGAAAAATCCTCCAGTTATTAGCGGGCGCAAATCCCAATGTTTTAGAATTACTCTGGTTAAATAATTATCCTTTTTTAAGCGCAGTCGGACAGCATTTAATCGATCATAAGCAGCTATTTCTGAGTAAAAAGGTAAAACATACTTACACTGGTTATGCCTTTGCCCAAATTAAAAAGATGGAAACTCATCGGAAATGGCTGTTAAAGCCACCGCAAAAAAAGCCAATACCATCTGACTTCGCTATAGAAGATGAAGCACCCCTCAGTAAAGATGAGCTAAATGCTTTTTTGGAGTATCTTTATAACTTAATCAGAGGACGAATTGAATTTCTGGAAGAAGCGGAACAATTATATCAATTGTTGACAGCAGATATTGATTTTAAAGGAGTGCTAAAACAATATACTTTACCTGATGAAACTTTAGAATATACCCAAAAGTTAACCAATAGCCGTAAAGATTTTATCCGTCTACTTCAGAAAAGCCAAAGCTATCAAATAGCTTTAAGAGAATGGAAGGCTTACTTATCTTGGCAGGAAAATAGAAATCCGGCTAGAGCAGAAATGGAAAGAAAGTCGGGTTTTGACCTCAAACATGGAATGCACTGCATTAGATTGTTACGCAGTGGAGTAGAAATATTGCGGCGAGGTGAAGTGATTGTAGATAGGAGAATAGCTGGTGATTTTGAGGATTTAAAAGCTATTTTAAAAGGTGAGTATTCTTATGAGCAGGTGATGAAAATGGCAGAAGATTTGGTTGCAGAAATGGAAGTTGTTTGCGAACAATCTACCCTACCTCATAAACCTGATTTAGAGAAAATTAATGAGTTGTGTATGGGATTGGTGGAAATGCAGGATTGGTAA